TGGCGCTAGCTATGCTTCCACCGACGCCGAAGGCATCGGCAACATCGGCCAGCCCCTTGAGGCTCTCCTCGTTGAGCCCGCCGCTGAGGAATATCTTGACGTGCCCGTAGCCCCTGAGGTCAAGCTCCCAGCGCACCTCTTCAACAATCTTCCTGAAGTTGCCGCGCCTTGAGCTGGGAGTGTCGAGCCTTACAGCATCAAGCCTCTCTCCGAGGGCTTCCGCGGCCATTAACGCTTCGAACTTCTCGTCGTAGAAGGTATCAATGAGGGCCGTCCTCGGAACCTCGGGCGGCATTACCTCGTCGTAGTACTTCCAGGCCTTTACCTGGTCGCCTATGGTTATGATGAGCGCGTGGGGCATGGTTCCAACGGGCTTCTCGCCGATCATCTTGGCCCCAAGAACGCCGGAAACACCATCGCATCCGCCTATGAATGCCGAGCGGTCTATCATCGGGGCGATAGCGGGATGCATGTGCCTTATCCCGAAGGAGTAAACCGGCTTGAACTTCGCCGCTATCTTTGTCCTGAGCGCTGCGGTGGCTATGCCACTCGCCTGGCTGAGCATGCCGAGCATGGCGGTCTCATAGATTCCGAACTCCTTGTAAAAGCCTTCGATCTGCATAACCGGCTCGTAGGGGTGGAATATCGTCCCCTCTGGCATGGCGTAGACATTTATCGGCAGCCCTTCGAGAAGCTTTGCAACCTCCTCGATCCCCGCCAGGACACCCCACTTCCAGCCGTGCGGGAGGCTCGTCGTTGTGACATCGGCGAAGACCTTCTTGTGGATGCCCTTTTCTTCCAGAATCTTCTTTGTCCTGATGAAGTAAACGTCAGTGGTCTTTCCGGCTTTTATATCCTCCTCGTGGGCGATGTAGAAATCTCTCATCTTCCTCACCTGAAACAACTTTCCCCTCTCCGGGATTTAAGGCTTTCCAGCGAAAGGCTTATAAGGTTAAAAACCGACCGGTCGGTAGGTGAAATAATGAAGGTCTGCATCGTCTATGAGTCCAGGAGGGGCTCCACAGAGAGAGTAGCACGGGCGATGGCCGAAGCGGTCAGTGGGGATAGATGTCAGAACCCTCAGAGCCTCTGACAATCCCAATGTTGAGGGCTGTGACCTTGTAATCGTCGGGGCACCCATCTACTACGAGCGCCCCTTCCAGGAGTCAAAGAATTCCTGCTCTCAAAGAATGGCCTGGATGGGAAGCATGTAGCCGTTTTCATACTCTGCAGCGGACAGGTTTGGAAAGCTCGGAAAGAGATACCCCGAAAGGCGGTACTTGAGGATGATGACGGAGAACATCAGGGGTAGGATAATAGCTATCAAGGTTCTCAACGGCTGGATACTCGATGAAAATCCGAAGACAGTAGCGGAGGCAAGGGGTTGGATAAAAAGAGTTCTAGATGCCTTTGAATCGGGAAGGGAGCTTGGAATAGAGCATTCGGAGGGTGAACGATGAGGAAATTTGGAACCAAAAAACGAATAATAGAGGCCGCCCTTGAGCTGTTCAGCGAGAGGTCGTATCACGACGTTTCAATGGAGGAGATAGCCAGAAAGGCGGGTGTCTCAAAGGGCGGTCTTTTTCACCACTTCCCGAGCAAATATGATCTCGCAAGGGCGGTTCTGTTTACGCTCCTCGACGAATGGCTGGAGAACCTCAACGGCCGGCTGGAAGGGCTTTCGGGG
This genomic window from Thermococcus celericrescens contains:
- a CDS encoding nicotinate phosphoribosyltransferase — encoded protein: MRDFYIAHEEDIKAGKTTDVYFIRTKKILEEKGIHKKVFADVTTTSLPHGWKWGVLAGIEEVAKLLEGLPINVYAMPEGTIFHPYEPVMQIEGFYKEFGIYETAMLGMLSQASGIATAALRTKIAAKFKPVYSFGIRHMHPAIAPMIDRSAFIGGCDGVSGVLGAKMIGEKPVGTMPHALIITIGDQVKAWKYYDEVMPPEVPRTALIDTFYDEKFEALMAAEALGERLDAVRLDTPSSRRGNFRKIVEEVRWELDLRGYGHVKIFLSGGLNEESLKGLADVADAFGVGGSIASAKPVDFSLDIVEIEGKPMTKRGKLSGRKQIYRCENGHYHRVPADKKFENCPVCGAKVEPLLKPLIENGEIVAELPKAREIRKYVLEQAEKFGLSLE
- a CDS encoding flavodoxin family protein yields the protein MKVCIVYESRRGSTERVARAMAEAVSGDRCQNPQSL